In the genome of Hymenobacter cellulosivorans, one region contains:
- a CDS encoding Spy/CpxP family protein refolding chaperone — translation MKYLLRGAMAVFLLVGLHASSLAQGGRHQGSGGRLSQLENAKIAYLTDKISLTQDQAQRFWPIYNEFSDKRRDVARRMRQLRTENPDGLSDQQIKDNLTQALALRQTEVNLEKEYFDKFQKVLTIRQVGKLFLAERDFTKEVLKRVADRRGGPAPGAGQYAGPPEDK, via the coding sequence ATGAAATATCTTCTTCGCGGCGCAATGGCCGTGTTTCTGCTGGTCGGCCTGCACGCTTCGAGCCTGGCGCAGGGAGGCCGTCACCAGGGCTCAGGTGGGCGACTCAGCCAGCTGGAAAACGCCAAGATTGCCTACCTGACCGACAAGATTTCTCTGACCCAGGACCAGGCCCAGCGCTTCTGGCCTATCTACAACGAGTTTTCGGATAAGCGCCGCGACGTGGCCCGCCGCATGCGGCAGCTGCGCACCGAAAACCCCGACGGCCTCTCTGACCAGCAAATCAAGGACAATCTAACCCAGGCCCTGGCTCTGCGCCAGACCGAGGTAAACCTGGAAAAGGAGTACTTCGACAAGTTTCAGAAAGTGCTGACCATCCGTCAGGTAGGCAAGCTTTTCCTTGCCGAGCGCGACTTCACCAAGGAGGTCCTTAAGCGCGTGGCCGACCGGCGTGGGGGCCCGGCGCCCGGCGCGGGCCAGTACGCCGGGCCACCCGAGGATAAGTAG
- a CDS encoding aspartate aminotransferase family protein, whose product MLTPRQLFLRHQAQTSDFPLLLEIERAEGVYMYDTTGRRILDLISGIGVSNVGHRHPRVIQAIQNQLDKYLHLMVYGELVQAPPAELAYALHQTLPEHLDSVYFTNSGAEAIEGALKLAKRYTGRTELISCHNAYHGSTHGALSITGSEGFKNSYRPLLPDVRHIHFNELADLEMITERTAAVVVETVQGEAGVRVPAPGYLPALRRRCQQVGALLILDEIQCGFGRTGSFWAFEQFGVEPDILVCAKGMGGGMPIGAFISSQPIMAGFKTNPILGHCTTFGGHPVSCAASLATLRVIQEENLLADVHEKAARFRRLLQHPAIRQVRGHGLLMAVEFDSFAVLKPIIDHALEHEGILTDWFLFCDNSLRIAPPLTITVDEIEEGCAALLRAIASCC is encoded by the coding sequence ATGCTTACTCCGCGCCAGCTGTTTTTGCGCCACCAGGCCCAGACGTCCGACTTTCCGCTTCTGCTCGAAATTGAGCGGGCTGAGGGCGTGTATATGTACGATACCACCGGCCGCCGCATTCTGGACTTAATTTCGGGTATTGGGGTAAGCAACGTGGGCCACCGCCACCCGCGCGTAATTCAGGCCATTCAAAACCAGCTCGATAAGTACCTGCACCTGATGGTCTACGGTGAGCTGGTGCAAGCCCCACCGGCCGAGCTGGCCTACGCCCTGCACCAAACCCTGCCCGAGCACCTCGACAGCGTCTACTTCACCAACTCCGGGGCCGAAGCCATTGAGGGGGCCCTGAAGCTGGCCAAGCGCTACACCGGCCGCACCGAGCTGATTTCCTGCCACAACGCCTACCACGGCTCCACCCACGGCGCTTTGTCTATTACCGGTTCCGAGGGTTTCAAGAACAGCTACCGCCCCCTACTGCCCGACGTACGTCACATCCATTTCAACGAGCTGGCCGACCTGGAAATGATTACTGAGCGCACCGCCGCCGTAGTCGTCGAAACGGTGCAGGGCGAGGCCGGGGTACGTGTGCCCGCGCCAGGGTACCTGCCCGCGCTGCGCCGGCGTTGCCAGCAGGTCGGGGCCCTGCTCATTCTCGACGAGATTCAGTGCGGCTTCGGGCGCACCGGCTCGTTCTGGGCCTTCGAGCAGTTCGGCGTAGAGCCCGATATTCTGGTGTGCGCCAAGGGCATGGGCGGCGGCATGCCCATCGGGGCCTTTATTTCGTCCCAGCCGATTATGGCCGGCTTTAAGACCAACCCGATTCTGGGCCACTGCACCACCTTTGGCGGCCACCCGGTGTCGTGCGCGGCTTCCCTGGCCACGCTGCGGGTTATTCAGGAAGAAAACCTGCTGGCGGACGTGCACGAAAAAGCCGCCCGGTTTCGGCGGCTTCTGCAGCACCCGGCCATTCGGCAGGTGCGCGGCCACGGCCTACTAATGGCCGTAGAATTCGACTCCTTCGCGGTGCTCAAACCCATCATCGACCATGCCCTGGAGCACGAAGGCATCCTGACCGATTGGTTTCTGTTCTGCGACAATTCCCTGCGCATCGCCCCGCCCCTGACTATTACAGTCGACGAAATAGAAGAAGGCTGCGCGGCTTTGCTGCGCGCTATTGCCAGTTGTTGTTAA
- a CDS encoding tellurite resistance TerB family protein, translated as MFGFFENEQTKKVKSHLMNLAALAKADGHIDEREMNFIVAVGKKNGMRADDVRSIVANSGSVNLVLPDNDSERFDQIFDLVDMMLADGIVDDHEMDFCIGMAEKLGFRKAIVGVLVRKISIGVKDGLPREQIKTESESFLNYNGTHPKGSGL; from the coding sequence ATGTTTGGTTTTTTTGAAAACGAGCAAACCAAGAAAGTGAAGAGTCACCTCATGAACCTGGCGGCGCTGGCCAAAGCCGACGGCCACATTGATGAGCGGGAAATGAACTTCATCGTGGCGGTGGGCAAAAAGAACGGCATGCGGGCCGATGATGTACGTTCCATCGTGGCCAATTCGGGCTCGGTGAACCTGGTGCTGCCCGACAACGACTCAGAGCGGTTTGACCAGATTTTCGACCTGGTGGACATGATGCTGGCCGACGGCATCGTGGACGACCACGAAATGGACTTCTGTATCGGGATGGCCGAAAAGCTGGGCTTCCGCAAAGCCATTGTGGGCGTGCTGGTGCGCAAAATTTCCATCGGAGTGAAGGACGGTCTGCCCCGGGAGCAAATCAAAACCGAGTCGGAATCCTTCCTCAACTACAACGGTACCCATCCCAAAGGCAGCGGGCTGTAG
- the pfkA gene encoding 6-phosphofructokinase: MKRIAVFTSGGDSPGMNACIRAVVRTAVYHGIEVYGIMRGYSGMIKGEFVKLDSASVANTVQKGGTILKSARSQKFQTKEGRQQAFDQLVNNGIDGLVAIGGNGTFTGATIFEQEFGIPTVGAPGTIDNDLYGTDYTIGYDTAVNTALEAIDKIRDTADSHDRCFFIEVMGRDSGYIAIPCAIGGGAEIVMIPETQMSTEAVIDTLKAGWKRSKTSFIVVVAEGDEEGNSHAVAKQVKEAIPELDTRVTIIGHVQRGGSPTAADRLLGSQIGIAAVEGLMNGMRNVMAGIVDRKLVYTPFSDTIHKKKLINQTFMRMVEILSV; the protein is encoded by the coding sequence ATGAAACGTATTGCAGTTTTCACCAGCGGCGGCGACTCGCCGGGTATGAACGCCTGCATCCGGGCCGTGGTGCGCACGGCCGTGTACCACGGCATTGAGGTGTATGGCATCATGCGCGGCTACAGCGGCATGATTAAAGGCGAATTTGTCAAGCTGGACTCGGCCTCCGTAGCCAACACCGTGCAGAAGGGCGGCACCATTCTCAAGTCGGCCCGCAGCCAGAAATTCCAAACTAAGGAAGGCCGGCAGCAGGCCTTCGACCAGCTGGTCAACAACGGCATCGACGGCCTGGTCGCCATCGGCGGCAACGGCACGTTTACCGGCGCCACCATCTTCGAGCAGGAGTTCGGTATCCCGACCGTGGGCGCCCCCGGCACCATCGACAATGACCTCTACGGCACCGACTACACCATCGGTTACGACACGGCCGTGAACACGGCGCTGGAGGCCATTGATAAAATCCGCGACACGGCCGACTCACACGACCGCTGCTTTTTTATCGAAGTAATGGGCCGCGACTCGGGCTACATCGCCATTCCCTGCGCCATTGGGGGCGGGGCCGAAATCGTGATGATTCCGGAAACTCAGATGTCGACCGAGGCAGTAATTGACACGCTAAAGGCGGGCTGGAAACGCTCCAAAACCTCGTTTATCGTCGTGGTAGCCGAGGGCGACGAGGAAGGCAACTCCCACGCCGTGGCCAAGCAGGTCAAAGAAGCTATTCCCGAACTCGACACCCGCGTGACCATCATCGGGCACGTGCAGCGCGGGGGCTCCCCCACCGCCGCCGACCGCCTGCTGGGCTCCCAGATTGGCATTGCCGCCGTGGAAGGCCTCATGAACGGCATGCGCAACGTCATGGCCGGCATCGTGGACCGCAAGCTGGTTTACACCCCTTTCTCCGACACGATTCACAAGAAAAAACTCATCAACCAGACCTTCATGCGCATGGTCGAGATTCTCTCGGTGTAA
- the miaA gene encoding tRNA (adenosine(37)-N6)-dimethylallyltransferase MiaA: MNLLPGPAPQHPTLLVISGPTAVGKTALCVQLAQYYQTDIISADSRQFFRELSIGTAKPTPAEMQGVTHHFINSHSITEDYNAGRFEADCLALLDKLFEKHRVVILTGGSGLYLQAVTEGLDEMPLADLTVRAALQQELAEHGLAPLVAELERLDPVTYARIDRQNHQRVVRALEVTRSTGQPFSSFHTPKVAKERPFQTVKIALNRDREELYQRIDLRVDQMLEAGLLAEATGLLPYRHHNALQTVGYQEIFGYLDGLYDWPEAVRLLKRNTRHYAKRQLTWLRRDAEYQWVHPEAVKL; the protein is encoded by the coding sequence ATGAATCTGCTTCCCGGCCCGGCGCCGCAACATCCTACTTTGCTGGTTATTTCGGGCCCCACGGCCGTGGGCAAAACGGCCCTGTGCGTACAGCTGGCCCAATACTATCAAACCGACATTATTTCGGCCGACTCGCGCCAGTTTTTCCGGGAGCTGAGCATTGGCACGGCCAAGCCTACGCCGGCCGAAATGCAGGGCGTCACCCACCACTTCATCAACTCGCACAGCATTACTGAAGACTACAACGCCGGCCGTTTCGAAGCCGACTGCCTGGCCCTGCTCGACAAGCTGTTTGAGAAACACCGCGTGGTAATTCTGACCGGCGGCTCGGGCCTTTACCTGCAGGCCGTAACGGAAGGCCTGGACGAAATGCCCCTGGCCGACCTCACGGTGCGTGCCGCCCTGCAGCAGGAGCTGGCCGAGCACGGCCTGGCCCCGCTGGTGGCCGAGCTGGAGCGCCTCGACCCGGTCACTTACGCTCGCATCGACCGGCAAAACCACCAGCGCGTGGTGCGGGCCCTGGAAGTGACGCGCAGCACCGGGCAGCCGTTTTCCAGCTTCCACACCCCGAAAGTAGCCAAAGAGCGACCCTTTCAAACCGTGAAAATTGCCCTCAACCGGGACCGGGAAGAACTCTACCAGCGCATCGACCTGCGGGTAGACCAGATGCTGGAAGCGGGCCTGCTGGCCGAGGCCACTGGGCTGCTGCCATACCGCCACCACAACGCCCTGCAAACCGTGGGCTACCAGGAAATCTTTGGCTACCTCGACGGCCTCTACGACTGGCCCGAAGCCGTTCGCCTGCTCAAGCGCAACACCCGCCATTACGCCAAACGCCAACTCACCTGGCTCCGCCGCGACGCGGAATATCAATGGGTGCACCCGGAGGCGGTGAAACTGTGA
- a CDS encoding glycosyltransferase — protein sequence MRTLIFTVTTDLNYDQRMQRICGSLARHGYDVLLVGREWPTSRPLTPQPYRQHRLRCWQNKGKLFYLEFNLRLLLYLFGQRAAAWCAIDLDTALPVWLRARFGGQPFIYDAHELFTEVPEVVARPAVQRLWRAVERFIVPRATLAYTVGPALAQVFEQRYAKPFKVVRNISRLTPAELPPAPTTAPAGGYILYQGALNAGRGLEALLDAMPQVPGRLVICGEGDLSQALRERAAALGLLDSGKVDFRGFVLPAELREITSQATVGIMLLENQGLSYYYSLANKFFDYLHAGIPQLIVDFPEYRHLNEQYEVAEVVELTPASIAAALNGLLHQNPARYYELALNCRRARQEFNWQREEQHLVALYQALWASQPVSVSA from the coding sequence ATGCGCACCCTTATCTTCACCGTTACCACCGATTTAAATTACGACCAGCGCATGCAGCGAATTTGCGGCAGCCTGGCCCGGCACGGCTACGACGTGCTGCTGGTGGGAAGGGAGTGGCCCACTTCCCGCCCCTTGACGCCGCAGCCCTACCGGCAACACCGATTACGTTGCTGGCAGAATAAAGGCAAACTGTTTTACCTCGAATTTAACCTGCGCCTACTGCTCTACCTGTTCGGGCAGCGAGCCGCGGCCTGGTGCGCCATCGACCTGGACACCGCTTTGCCGGTGTGGCTGCGGGCCCGGTTTGGCGGCCAGCCCTTCATCTACGATGCCCACGAGCTGTTTACGGAAGTGCCTGAAGTGGTAGCCCGGCCGGCCGTGCAGCGCCTGTGGCGGGCCGTGGAGCGCTTTATTGTGCCCCGCGCCACGTTGGCCTACACCGTGGGCCCAGCTTTGGCCCAGGTGTTTGAGCAGCGCTACGCCAAGCCTTTCAAGGTAGTGCGCAATATTAGCCGCCTCACGCCGGCTGAGCTGCCGCCCGCGCCCACCACGGCGCCCGCTGGCGGCTACATACTCTACCAGGGCGCGCTGAACGCCGGGCGCGGCCTGGAAGCCCTGCTCGACGCCATGCCCCAGGTGCCGGGCCGGCTGGTCATTTGCGGGGAAGGCGACTTGTCGCAGGCGCTGCGGGAGCGGGCCGCCGCCCTGGGCCTGCTCGATTCGGGGAAGGTTGACTTCCGCGGCTTCGTGTTGCCGGCCGAGCTGCGCGAAATTACCAGTCAGGCTACGGTGGGTATTATGCTGCTCGAAAACCAGGGCCTGAGCTACTACTACTCCCTGGCCAACAAGTTTTTCGACTACCTGCACGCCGGGATTCCGCAGCTCATCGTGGACTTTCCCGAGTACCGCCACCTCAACGAGCAATATGAAGTGGCCGAAGTGGTAGAGCTGACTCCGGCTTCCATTGCGGCGGCGCTGAACGGCTTGTTGCACCAGAACCCGGCCCGCTACTACGAACTGGCCCTGAACTGCCGCCGGGCCCGGCAGGAGTTTAACTGGCAGCGCGAGGAGCAGCACCTCGTAGCTCTCTACCAAGCCCTGTGGGCTTCCCAACCTGTTTCTGTTTCCGCATGA
- a CDS encoding PAS domain S-box protein → MSTNPVPPADAAAPGTVAAPAADFYRALFEEAYDAILLYDEQGGLVDCNQTALRLLGTTRAELLATGLMAFAAPQPTAGSWSSKEALRTAVQDAARTGSRCATRWTGRRADGTYVEATATLHRVATPDGEARVQLTLRDGVETRLPNDTMPRQQALDLSQAHLRDLLSRTNLSYVRADRHGTIEDVNDFFLHYTEYTREEVLGRNFHDTFSLPVEREKLRQAYLACIETEKLQDFYERAIVTKSGQTRMVYWHAEFCHDLEGQVTGMFVVGRDYTDRHVAARALTDNRHRLQDFLDNAHDLIQNLSIDNRFLFVNKAWKEKLGFSDEDLAQMTLGDVVHPYYKAKLLYQLRNLYKGEKVNKLETVFLTKTGKPIHLIGSISCSWQDDEPVSTRAILHDITDRIKAERLQKVYYSIANLAISSKDLQSLYGAIHRELSKIIETNNFYIALCDDARTQLQFSYFVDQNIQGEQGLVSRPFSSGVSEYIIRTGRPMFMLKSELQELIANGTITAFGLMPEVMLCSPLSIGERIIGVIAVQDYHKADAYAAADIEILHFISNQVALAIERKRNEVQINKQNARLNAIFESGSHLMWSVDMHSRLTSFNRNYSAYFLRRNGVYPSLNVNLWQADLGMMEEDAREAFIENYRRAFQGQPQRFEVRLRDSRGQDTWREIYLNPIYLDDGTFEEISGMAHDITEKKRSQLELAAQEEKFRAIFESFQDVYYRTDGEGVLTLVSPSVHDMLGYQPEEVIGTPILDYYVRPEQRDELLNNILHYGEARNIEIDMRHKDGHAVSVLVNARRVSDGPAGTEGIGRDITEFKQMQDDLRLAKEEAETALEAKTQFLANMSHELRTPMNGIIGMIDLLHQTVASEEQEEYVDTLRKSSDALLTILNDILDLSKIQAGKLQLNESGIDLHYTLDKIHSLFANRANQKKLKFTYFITPHTPRFIITDETRVLQILSNLTSNAIKFTSAGTVSIIVSSVSTDGVEHTLRFAVQDSGIGISPANAKLLFTNFTQLDTTPTKAFGGTGLGLAISKQLAELLGGEIGMISNTDDGSTFWFTMRCRVAYNEEEIVQERVASRDRSHEILRLETAPRVLLVDDNPINQKVAVRLLDKLGCQIDVANDGFEAISKATAPTGEYELIFMDIQMPEMDGITAMNEIRQRLGRQCPPIVAMTAYSMKEDAERFVQQGMDDYISKPVKSQDLYAVLLRWTGAAERMAALHLSGAPETPPAVTEPEVSYGAPDPEPAQTAETTFIDPEVVEQLRQLGGAEFAAQLYSDFEQEAGQLLIEAQELVAQKQYEQILPHLHQLKGTGFTLGINELAECVKSLEHDLKKGQLDHVERDFNTIMRHFTAFTHSYQAVTQGS, encoded by the coding sequence ATGTCGACTAATCCTGTACCACCGGCTGACGCTGCAGCACCGGGAACCGTAGCGGCCCCAGCCGCCGACTTCTACCGCGCCCTGTTCGAGGAAGCCTACGACGCCATCCTGCTCTACGACGAGCAGGGCGGGCTGGTCGATTGTAACCAAACCGCTCTGCGCCTGCTAGGCACTACCCGCGCCGAGCTGCTGGCGACCGGCCTGATGGCCTTCGCCGCCCCGCAGCCGACCGCTGGCTCCTGGTCCTCGAAAGAGGCGCTACGCACGGCGGTGCAGGATGCAGCCCGCACCGGCTCCCGCTGCGCCACGCGCTGGACGGGGCGCCGGGCCGATGGCACGTATGTAGAGGCCACGGCCACCCTGCACCGTGTGGCCACTCCCGACGGCGAAGCGCGGGTGCAGCTGACCCTGCGCGACGGGGTGGAAACGCGGCTCCCGAACGACACCATGCCCCGGCAGCAGGCCCTGGATTTGTCGCAGGCCCACCTGCGGGATTTGCTCAGTCGCACCAATCTGAGCTACGTGCGGGCCGACCGGCACGGTACTATCGAGGACGTCAACGACTTTTTTCTGCACTACACCGAGTACACCCGCGAGGAAGTGCTGGGGCGCAATTTTCATGATACCTTCTCTTTGCCGGTCGAGCGCGAAAAGCTGCGCCAGGCGTACTTAGCCTGCATCGAAACCGAGAAGCTGCAGGATTTCTACGAGCGCGCCATTGTGACCAAATCCGGGCAGACGCGCATGGTGTACTGGCACGCCGAGTTTTGCCACGATCTGGAGGGCCAGGTTACCGGCATGTTTGTGGTGGGCCGCGACTACACCGACCGTCACGTGGCGGCCCGGGCCCTGACCGACAACCGCCACCGCCTACAGGACTTTCTGGACAATGCCCACGACCTGATTCAGAACCTGAGCATCGACAACCGCTTTCTGTTCGTGAACAAGGCCTGGAAGGAAAAACTGGGCTTCAGCGACGAAGACTTGGCCCAGATGACCCTTGGCGACGTGGTGCACCCCTACTACAAGGCTAAGCTGCTCTACCAGCTGCGCAACCTGTATAAGGGTGAGAAAGTCAACAAGCTCGAAACCGTTTTCCTGACCAAAACCGGCAAGCCGATTCACCTCATTGGCTCGATTTCGTGTTCCTGGCAGGACGATGAGCCGGTAAGCACCCGCGCCATCCTGCACGACATTACCGACCGCATCAAGGCCGAGCGCCTGCAGAAGGTATACTACAGCATTGCCAACCTGGCCATCAGCTCCAAGGACTTACAGTCGCTCTACGGGGCTATTCACCGGGAGCTGAGCAAGATTATCGAAACCAATAACTTCTACATTGCCCTCTGCGACGACGCACGCACCCAGCTGCAGTTCAGCTACTTCGTCGACCAGAACATTCAGGGCGAGCAGGGGCTGGTGTCGCGGCCGTTTTCGTCGGGGGTGTCGGAGTACATCATCCGCACCGGGCGGCCGATGTTCATGCTCAAGTCGGAGCTGCAGGAGCTCATTGCCAACGGCACCATTACGGCCTTCGGGCTGATGCCGGAAGTCATGCTGTGCTCGCCGCTGAGCATTGGGGAGCGGATTATCGGCGTCATTGCCGTGCAGGACTACCACAAGGCCGATGCCTACGCCGCAGCCGATATTGAGATTCTGCACTTCATTTCCAACCAAGTGGCGCTGGCCATTGAGCGCAAGCGCAATGAGGTCCAGATCAACAAGCAAAACGCCCGCCTAAACGCCATTTTCGAGAGCGGCTCCCACCTGATGTGGTCCGTGGACATGCACTCCCGCCTCACGTCATTCAACCGCAACTACTCGGCCTATTTCCTGCGCCGCAACGGGGTGTATCCGTCGCTGAACGTGAACCTCTGGCAGGCCGACCTGGGCATGATGGAGGAAGACGCCCGCGAAGCATTTATCGAGAACTACCGCCGGGCGTTTCAGGGCCAGCCCCAGCGCTTCGAGGTGCGCCTGCGCGACTCCCGCGGCCAGGATACCTGGCGGGAAATCTACCTCAACCCGATTTACCTCGACGACGGCACGTTCGAGGAAATTTCGGGCATGGCCCACGACATCACCGAGAAAAAACGCTCTCAGCTGGAGCTGGCGGCCCAGGAAGAGAAGTTCCGGGCCATCTTCGAGTCGTTCCAGGACGTGTACTACCGCACCGATGGTGAGGGCGTGCTCACGCTGGTCAGCCCCTCGGTACACGACATGCTGGGCTACCAACCCGAGGAAGTTATTGGGACGCCCATCCTGGACTATTACGTGCGGCCCGAGCAGCGCGACGAGCTGCTAAATAACATTCTGCACTACGGCGAGGCGCGCAACATCGAAATCGACATGCGCCACAAGGACGGGCACGCGGTGAGCGTGCTGGTAAATGCACGGCGGGTGAGCGACGGACCGGCCGGCACCGAAGGCATTGGGCGCGACATCACCGAGTTCAAGCAGATGCAGGACGATCTGCGCCTGGCCAAGGAGGAGGCCGAAACCGCTCTGGAAGCTAAAACGCAGTTCCTGGCCAACATGAGCCACGAGCTACGTACGCCCATGAACGGCATTATCGGCATGATTGACCTGCTGCACCAAACTGTGGCCTCGGAAGAGCAGGAAGAGTACGTGGACACGCTGCGCAAGTCGAGCGACGCGCTGCTGACCATTCTGAACGACATTCTGGACCTGTCCAAGATTCAGGCCGGCAAGCTGCAGCTCAACGAGTCGGGCATCGACCTGCACTACACCTTGGACAAGATTCACTCCTTGTTTGCCAACCGCGCCAACCAGAAAAAGCTCAAGTTCACCTACTTCATCACGCCCCACACCCCGCGCTTCATTATCACCGACGAAACTCGGGTGTTGCAGATTCTCTCGAACCTGACCTCCAACGCCATCAAGTTTACGTCGGCGGGCACGGTCAGCATCATCGTCTCGTCGGTGTCGACCGACGGCGTGGAGCATACCCTGCGCTTTGCCGTGCAGGACTCTGGCATCGGCATCTCGCCGGCCAACGCCAAGCTGCTCTTTACCAACTTCACCCAGCTCGACACCACGCCCACCAAGGCCTTTGGTGGTACGGGCCTGGGTCTGGCCATCAGCAAGCAGCTGGCCGAGCTGCTGGGCGGCGAAATCGGGATGATTTCCAACACCGACGACGGCTCGACCTTCTGGTTTACGATGCGCTGCCGAGTGGCCTACAACGAAGAGGAAATCGTGCAGGAACGCGTAGCCTCGCGCGACCGGAGCCACGAAATCCTGCGCCTGGAAACGGCCCCGCGGGTGCTACTCGTCGACGACAACCCCATCAACCAGAAAGTGGCCGTGCGCCTGCTCGACAAGCTGGGCTGCCAGATCGACGTGGCCAACGACGGGTTTGAGGCCATCAGCAAGGCCACCGCGCCCACGGGTGAGTACGAGCTGATTTTTATGGACATCCAGATGCCCGAAATGGACGGCATTACGGCCATGAACGAAATCCGGCAGCGCCTGGGCCGGCAGTGCCCACCCATCGTGGCCATGACGGCCTACTCGATGAAGGAGGACGCCGAGCGGTTTGTGCAGCAGGGCATGGACGACTACATCTCCAAGCCGGTGAAGTCGCAGGACCTCTACGCCGTGCTGCTGCGCTGGACCGGGGCGGCCGAGCGCATGGCGGCCCTGCACCTCTCCGGCGCCCCCGAAACGCCGCCCGCCGTGACCGAGCCCGAAGTCTCCTACGGCGCCCCTGATCCGGAGCCGGCCCAAACAGCCGAAACCACCTTCATTGACCCCGAAGTGGTGGAACAGCTGCGGCAGCTGGGCGGGGCCGAATTTGCCGCCCAGCTCTACAGCGACTTTGAGCAGGAAGCCGGGCAGCTGCTGATCGAAGCCCAGGAATTAGTAGCCCAGAAGCAGTATGAGCAGATTCTGCCGCATTTGCACCAATTAAAGGGCACAGGCTTCACTTTGGGCATCAATGAGCTGGCCGAATGCGTGAAAAGCTTGGAACATGACCTAAAAAAGGGCCAACTTGACCACGTAGAACGAGATTTTAACACTATCATGCGGCACTTCACGGCCTTCACGCATTCGTACCAGGCTGTTACCCAGGGCTCGTAA
- a CDS encoding response regulator — protein sequence MADSKTILIAEDSSVILNLTKKILELQKYQIVSAKNGGEVIKQVEAQPIDCVLMDINIPVKDGMECTREIRRNADPRIAQIPIIAITGNANNYSMEQFREAGVTDYLPKPLDFDALVRVVKQYVG from the coding sequence ATGGCTGATTCCAAAACCATCCTGATAGCAGAGGATAGCTCTGTTATTTTGAACCTGACCAAAAAAATTCTGGAGCTCCAGAAATACCAAATCGTATCGGCCAAAAACGGCGGGGAAGTCATCAAGCAAGTGGAGGCCCAGCCCATCGACTGCGTGCTGATGGACATCAACATCCCGGTAAAGGACGGCATGGAGTGCACCCGCGAAATCCGCCGCAACGCTGACCCGCGCATCGCCCAGATTCCGATTATTGCCATCACCGGCAACGCCAACAACTACTCCATGGAGCAGTTCCGCGAAGCCGGCGTTACCGACTACCTGCCCAAACCTCTGGACTTCGACGCCCTGGTGCGCGTGGTAAAGCAGTACGTTGGCTAG
- a CDS encoding MBL fold metallo-hydrolase, which translates to MQVTFLGTGTSQGVPMIGCHCPVCTSVDYRDKRLRVSVHVQTQGKSLIIDSGPDFRQQVLRARIDHLDALMFTHEHKDHTAGMDDIRAYNFKQQQDMPVYAEPRVLEQLKREYEYIFAEHKYPGVPKVQTMPILSDTESFVVEGVEVHPIRAMHYKLPVLGYRIGNFTYITDANYLSEESLERVRGSEIIVLNALRHEQHISHFSLSEAVGILTDLAPRVGYLTHIGHQLGKHREVEATLPDFIRLAYDGLQVEL; encoded by the coding sequence GTGCAAGTTACTTTTCTCGGTACGGGAACGTCGCAGGGAGTGCCTATGATTGGGTGCCACTGCCCAGTGTGTACTTCCGTGGACTACCGCGACAAGCGCCTGCGCGTGTCGGTACACGTGCAAACCCAGGGCAAAAGCCTGATTATCGACTCGGGACCGGACTTCCGCCAGCAAGTGCTACGGGCCCGCATCGACCATCTGGATGCGTTGATGTTTACCCACGAGCATAAGGACCACACGGCCGGCATGGACGACATCCGGGCCTATAACTTCAAGCAGCAGCAGGACATGCCCGTGTACGCCGAGCCCCGGGTACTGGAGCAGCTCAAGCGCGAATACGAATACATTTTTGCCGAACACAAGTACCCAGGCGTGCCCAAGGTGCAGACCATGCCGATTCTGAGCGACACAGAAAGCTTTGTGGTGGAAGGCGTGGAAGTGCACCCCATCCGGGCCATGCACTACAAGCTGCCCGTGCTGGGCTACCGTATCGGCAATTTTACCTACATCACTGACGCCAACTACCTGTCGGAAGAGTCGCTGGAGCGGGTACGGGGCTCGGAAATCATCGTGCTGAATGCTCTGCGCCACGAGCAGCACATTTCCCACTTTTCCCTGTCCGAAGCCGTGGGTATTCTAACGGATTTGGCCCCGCGTGTGGGCTACCTCACCCACATCGGGCACCAATTGGGCAAGCACCGCGAAGTGGAAGCTACCCTACCCGATTTTATCCGCTTGGCTTACGACGGGCTGCAGGTGGAGCTGTAG